In a single window of the Acyrthosiphon pisum isolate AL4f chromosome X, pea_aphid_22Mar2018_4r6ur, whole genome shotgun sequence genome:
- the LOC100159963 gene encoding eukaryotic translation initiation factor 4E-1A-like codes for MNMAEVEVVHSSDELPKAENKQLNETEEAVAMLRSVDKHYLANKWTLWFYEKKSNVWEEDIHEISSFDTVEDFWCLFNHIKRPSQLSWHSQYSYFKYGIKPNWDDEKNSAGGRWLLQLPPLKKCTRVDEYWKQIIMSIIGEVYESSEINGAIVSVRNLGTKISVWTSNASKKNANNIMAIGMKIKEVLGAQRTILYYEAHTDTANKRGSHSKKLFMI; via the exons ATGAACATGGCAGAG GTAGAGGTTGTTCATTCATCAGATGAATTACCAAAAGCTGAAAACAAACAACTAAATGAAACTGAAGAAGCTGTTGCAATGTTGCGATCAGTCGATAAACATTATTTAGCGAATAAATGGACACTTTGGTTCTATGAAAAAAAGAGTAATGTTTGGGAAGAAGATATTCATGAAATATCTAGTTTTGATACTGTTGAAGATTTTTGGTG cTTATTCAACCACATTAAACGTCCAAGTCAACTTTCGTGGCATAGTCAATACAGCTATTTTAAGTATGGAATCAAACCTAATTGggatgatgaaaaaaatagtgCTGGTGGACGTTGGTTATTGCAGTTACCacctttaaaaaaatgcacCCGTGTAGATGAATATTGGAAACAAATA atAATGAGTATAATTGGTGAAGTGTACGAGAGTTCTGAAATTAATGGCGCTATAGTTAGCGTACGAAACCTAGGAACTAAAATATCAGTATGGACAAGCAATGCATCCAAAAAAAATGCGAATAACATTATGGCTATTGG AATGAAAATCAAAGAAGTTTTGGGTGCACAACGTACAATTTTGTATTACGAGGCTCACACAGATACAGCAAATAAACGAGGATcacattcaaaaaaattatttatgatataa
- the LOC100162005 gene encoding uncharacterized protein LOC100162005, which translates to MDIKFNGYEYHMIRKFTSMCYGSRCNVIDRIKIRNKISVWHEILTYLLSPDGVLNIYKVECSPGENNNLATSDSHPNYVIKRKLKTVMRGNEGHAVRANISLDLSNPLQDHPSYIEEAIENYPLRLLTFLKIELNQYRRSLNIPYSTPLSRYLQRYNIVEMHLDNILKSVDDSKLPFEIFQCPNVKILSLKHNHLRQIPSAIGRLSKLEVLILTDNLLTVQSIPFSLKFCVNLKELYVDDNQLEALPGFLTSMKHLELVYRLGNRNYFKSFFLWYHTDYDHRARKEIWKNYWIRGEAGSRPAVSSLLDICVEKIFSSGINFFNEEIPESLKHYMSLTYLNYNICNFCNVATDCSKPGYSTVTFLTPYLGNTCVPFQHWACSKECVLAIEGPAKKLQLEGAERLDHEYSHYIAASNKTAEKSNMKLKRNKCCIS; encoded by the exons ATGGACATCAAGTTCAATGGTTATGAATACCATATGATCAGGAAGTTTACTTCCATGTGCTATGGTAGTAGATGTAATGTCATTGACAGAATCAAAATACGCAACAAGATTAGTGTTTGGCATGAAATATTGACATACTTATTATCACCTGATGGCgtcctaaatatttataaagttgaATGTTCACCGGGTGAAAATAATAACCTTGCGACATCTGACTCGCACCCAAATTATGTG ATAAAAAGGAAATTAAAGACTGTGATGCGTGGTAATGAGGGTCATGCAGTGAGGGCAAATATTTCATTAGAT TTGAGTAATCCATTACAAGATCATCCAAGTTACATCGAAGAAGCAATAGAAAATTATCCACTGCGTTtactaacgtttttgaaaattgaattaaatcagTATCGCCGATCATTAAATATTCCTTATTCCACGCCATTGTCGAGGTATctacaacgatataatattgttgaaatgcatttggacaatattttaaaaagtgtagaTGACAGCAAGCTTCCATTTGAG attttccaatgtccaaatgttaaaattttatcTCTCAAACATAATCACCTACGTCAAATACCCAGTGCAATTGGTCGACTATCAAAGCTTGAAGTGCTTATACTCACTGACAATTTATTAACTGTACAATCAATTCCTTTTAGTCTAAAGTTTTGTGTGAATCTAAAAGAACTATATGTTGACGATAACCAGCTTGAAGCATTACCTGGATTTTTAACGAGCATGAAACATTTAGAATTGGTTTATAGATTGGGTAATCGTAATTACttcaagtcattttttttatggtatcaCACCGATTATGATCATAG AGCTCGTAAAGagatttggaaaaattattgGATAAGAGGAGAGGCAGGTTCAAGACCAGCTGTATCATCTCTCTTGGACATttgtgttgaaaaaatattttcaagtggaattaatttttttaatgaagaaaTCCCGGAATCCTTAAAACATTATATGTCCTTGACTTAccttaattacaatatatgcAACTTCTGTAATGTTGCAACTGACTGTTCAAAACCAg GTTATAGTACGGTAACGTTTCTAACTCCTTATCTGGGAAATACCTGTGTTCCATTTCAACATTGGGCGTGTTCAAAAGAGTGTGTTCTTGCAATCGAAGGTCCAGCAAAAAAGTTACAGCTTGAAGGAGCAGAGAGACTAGACCATGAGTATTCTCATTATATAGCGGCTTCTAATAAAACTGCTGAAAAGTCTAATATGAAACTAAAACGTAATAAATGTTgtataagttaa